The nucleotide window TCTAGAGCTCTACTACAACCCGAAGACGGAGTTCGTTGCCAAATTCCTCGGAACGGGAAATTTGCTAAAGCTCCGCTCTACGAACGGCGTTGCATGCTTGGGAGAGCTCTGCTTCAACGTCGGGGTGGATGGGCCTGTTAAGGTGTTCTTTAGGCCTGAAAGCGTTGAGATAGGAAAGGAAGGCGTTGAGGCTGAGGTTATGGACTACGAAATACTTCCCGGGAGGATAAGGTTTAGGCTTAGCGTTCAAGGTAAAGAAATAATAGCGGAGGACTCCTTGGCAAGGTACGAGGAGATACCGAAGAAAGTTTATATAAAAGTGAAGAGGTTCAGCCTTCTATAGACTCTGGATTCTTCCCTTGAACGACAACTTCCTCCCATTGCTTGAGCCATTTGTTGAGGTTTTCCTGAACTTCCTTCGGGTCTATGGTTACGGGCTTCTCAACTTTCAAGGCGTACTTGTAAACTTCCGGCAACTTAACGTTCTTATTAACCGGATACATCCATTGGGTTGTCGGCAATTTTTCTTGGGCCTTCTCGCTTATCAGGAATTCAATGAACTTCTCGGCTAGCTCTTTATTCTTGGTCCCCTTGACTATTCCGGCCCCCTCTATTTGAAGGAAGTTGCCCTCTTTGAATTCAATTGCCCTCACGTTCGTCTTGTTGTCATAGTAAACCGTTGCTGCAGGTGAGGTTGCGTAGCTTAAAACTACAGGATACTCCCCCTCAGAGAAGGCACCCCAAGCGGCGCTCCATCCCTTAACGATTTGAATTTCGTTGTCCCTTAGCTTGGCCCAGTACTCGAGCCACTTGTCCTTGTAAACGGCTATCGTCCAGAGCATGAAAGCCAGTCCAGGAGAGCTCGTTCTTGGATCCTCTATTATGATTTTACCTCTCCACTCTGGCTTAGTTAAATCTTCCAAGCTTTTTGGTGGTTCTTTAACGAGGTCAGTCCTATAGTTAAAGGCTAAGAAGCCGTAGTCAAACGGTGTTAGCCTGAATTCTGGATCAAAGCTTTTAATTATCCACTCTGGGATTACATCAGCGTTCTTTGGCTTGTAAGGTTCAAGCACATCAGCTTCGATGGCTTTCGCTAAGAAGGTGTTGTCTATTCCAACGACGACATCTGCTTTTGGGTTGTCCTTTTCAAGTATTAACCTGTTCACAAGCTCTCCCGTGCTTCCGACTAGAACTAGGTTTACCTTCGCGTTGTACTCCTTTTCGAATTCTGGGATAACCTCTTTTAACCAGTATTCGAGGCTGTCGTAGGCGTAAACTGTTAATTCCTTGTTCTCCACTTTAGTCTCGGTTTCAGTTTTGCCTCCAATGCAACCCAGGGCTAGGAGAACTATCAATATTGGAACGATGGCCTTCTTCATTCTCTTCACCGTTCTCGAATACTCCTTTCCTTTAAAATAAGATTTTTGGTGGAGTGTTGCATTTTCTTTTGAAAACTCACTCCCAGGATGGGTAAGGGATCAGAGCTTGAAATCGATTTTTAATATGCTTTTTCCTTTAGGATGAGGCTCTCAGGAGAAAAAGTAAAAATAAATGCCTGTTGGCTAGGCAGAGGATATGTTTATGATAATCACTTTGTTCTCCTGCACTCCAACTATACTATTTTTGAAGCTCCCAATTATCTTTATTCCTTCGATTTTAATTATCAAATTTCTAAATGGTAGATAGATGTGAGTCTCATTTACCAAAACGAAGTCATCCTTAAGGGGATAAGCCTTTTCGTAAGATCCAGCAATTCTGAGCACTTCTCCAGAGCAGTCAAAAATTGAGGCATGGTCGTTGTAGAGCGCTAGAAGGTACTTATCGGATGAAACTGTATTTTCACTGAAATTCTCTTTGAACTTGAAGTCTTCGACATTGCTGTCCCCCCACTTATAGAAATATATTCCCTTTTCCTTACCTAGATACTTCATCTTTAAAGCTATGCAACCATCGAAAACTTCGACTCCAACGGCGCGGGAAGAGTTCAGGCAAATCCCTTTAAAATTGTGCTCGTTGAAGTAGTTAACGGCACGTCCGTCATCCGAGAGGGTGTAGCCGTAACCGTTCTCATCAAGGGAGAGCTCAAATTCTATATACACCTCGGATATGCTAGCTCCCTTGGCGCATCCCCTGCCAATATCTTCCCTCCACACTATCCTTCCATTCTTGAAGTAAACTAGCTCCCACTCGTACCATGGGTACAGGATTCCGACTATCGCGTATTCCCCAGTGACAAGAAGCTTATATTCCAGTGGCACCTGGCCACTCCGGAAGTGGTACTTTAGCTTCTCCCCACTCCCAGGGAAGTAAAATGTCACGTTGGCGTTCAGGTCGTGGTAGGCATCATAATAAGGTTCCACTATCACGACGAAGTCCTTTCCAACACCAACCGAGCTATCCGGTTCCAAAGGTTTTTCCCAAACAACATCGCTTTCATTCATCACCACAACATTGAATCCCTTTACCGCCACCAGATATCCTTGAAATACTCCCCTAACATTCCCATACTCGAGGTCGTACTTCTTAACCTCCTTCCCGTTTATGAAGTACAAGCCACTCCCAGAACGAAGTACGACGCCATTAGGAATAACATTCACCCAGTATACCTCGTCGAAAACGTACTCTACCCTCGTATACCCGTTTCCCTGTTTAACTGATATTCGTGGATACTTCACTTCGACGGGTCTATTAGATGTTTCTGTTTCCATTGGTGTTTCGTTAACTTGCTCTGCCACCGTTTTATTCCTTGGAAGAGATGTGTTTGTATTGTTTCCAATGTGGTGAGGGGAAAACGATAGAATATATACCAAGAATACTAATGTGATAATACCTACTACAGCTAGGTGTTCAAGTTTTTTCTTCAAATCATATCCCTCTAAATAATTTTGTAGAAATGCATGAATTAAAAACTTTACCTTGTTTATGTAATATTGTGAAGTAGATCTTTAGTAGTATGTCAGTTTGTGGCTCTCTGCTGAATTCTCTGAATGATAAGACTGGATATTTAGACTTGCATGACTTATCCTGATCTTTGGAGTTATATGTTAGATTAAGGCTCCGAGGAGACAACTCAACTTCTTTTCCCAAAGTAAGGAAATTTAAACCCAACACCCTATCCATTATTTTGCATGTATATGTTAAAATAAACCTTAAAAATCGGTCAATTTTTACATAGAAATGGTGAAAATTGTGGTGAGGATTGCAACTTACGCTTCCCACTCCGCGCTTCAGATACTCAAGGGGGCCAAGGATGAGGGATTTGAAACTATAGCCTTCGGAAGCGAGAGGGTTAAGCCACTCTACACGAAGTACTTTCCTGTTGCCGATTACTTTCTCGTTGGAAAGTATCCTGAGGATGAGCTCCTTGAGTTAAACGCTGTAGTTATTCCAACAGGATCCTTCGTGGCTCACCTTGGGGTAGAGCTAGTTGAGAGGATGAAGGTTCCCTATTTCGGGAACAAGAGGGTTCTAAAGTGGGAGAGCGATAGAAACCTAGAGAGGAAGTGGCTCGAGAAGGCTAAGCTAAAGCTACCCAGGGTTTACGATGATCCTGACGACATAGATAGGCCAGTAATAGTCAAACCCCATGGAGCTAAGGGAGGGAGAGGATACTTTATAGCCAAGGATCCCCAGGATTTCTGGACGAAGGTTGAGAAATTCCTTGGAATTAAGGATAAAGAGGATTTGAAGAACGTTCAAATTCAGGAGTACGTAATTGGAGTTCCAGTTTATCCCCACTACTTCTACTCCAAGCTAACTAGAGAGCTAGAACTCATGAGCATAGACAGGAGGTACGAGAGCAACGTTGACGCTATAGGTAGAATACCCTCGAAGGATCAACTCGAGCTCGAGCTGGATATAACGTACACCGTTATAGGAAACATTCCATTGGTTCTAAGGGAGAGCCTCCTCATGGATGTAATTGAGGCTGGGGAGAGAACGGTTAAGGCTGCCGAAGAGCTTATGGGTGGACTGTGGGGTCCATTTTGCTTAGAAGGAGTATTTACCCCAGATTTAGACTTCGTCGTGTTTGAAATCTCAGCTAGAATAGTCGCTGGGACAAATCCATTTATAAACGGTTCCCCGTATACATGGCTTAAATACGATGAGCCCATGAGCACTGGTAGGAGGATAGCGAGGGAGATTAGATTGGCGATTGAAGAGGATAAGCTTGATGAGGTGGTGAGTTAAGATGAACTGGGAGAAGTTCGTTGAGGAAAAGGTTAAGGAGATAAGAGAAACCGTCGGTGACTCTAAGGCTATAATAGCCCTCTCTGGAGGAGTGGACAGCTCGACTGCCGCTGTTTTAGCGTATAAAGCCATAGGTGATAAGCTTCACGCGGTCTTCGTTAACACGGGTTTCCTTAGGAAAGGGGAGCCAGAGTTCGTGGTTAAAACCTTCAGGGACGAATTCGGGATGAACCTTCACTACGTTGACGCCCAGGATAGGTTCTTCTCGGCCCTTAAGGGAGTCACCGATCCAGAGGAGAAGAGGAAGATAATAGGTAGAGTTTTCATAGAGGTTTTCGAGGAGGTTGCGAGGGAGATAGGGGCCGAGTACTTGATTCAAGGGACGATAGCTCCGGACTGGATAGAGAGCCAGGGGAAGATAAAGAGCCACCACAACGTTGGAGGCTTACCCGAGAGATTGAACCTTAAGCTAATCGAGCCCCTCAGGGATCTCTACAAGGATGAGGTTAGGGAGTTGGCTAAATTCCTGGGACTTCCAGAGAAGATATACAATAGAATGCCCTTCCCTGGGCCTGGCTTGGCTGTAAGGGTGATAGGCGAGGTGACCCCTGAGAAGATTAGAATCGTTAGGGAGGCTAATGCCATAGTCGAGGAGGAAGTTGAGAGGGCCGGCCTTAGACCTTGGCAGGCTTTTGCTGTTCTCCTTGGCGTTAAGACCGTTGGAGTTCAAGGAGATATAAGGGCTTACAAGGAAACTATAGCGGTTAGGATAGTTGAGAGCCTCGATGGCATGACCGCTAATGCGATGAACG belongs to Pyrococcus abyssi GE5 and includes:
- a CDS encoding thiamine ABC transporter substrate-binding protein — encoded protein: MKKAIVPILIVLLALGCIGGKTETETKVENKELTVYAYDSLEYWLKEVIPEFEKEYNAKVNLVLVGSTGELVNRLILEKDNPKADVVVGIDNTFLAKAIEADVLEPYKPKNADVIPEWIIKSFDPEFRLTPFDYGFLAFNYRTDLVKEPPKSLEDLTKPEWRGKIIIEDPRTSSPGLAFMLWTIAVYKDKWLEYWAKLRDNEIQIVKGWSAAWGAFSEGEYPVVLSYATSPAATVYYDNKTNVRAIEFKEGNFLQIEGAGIVKGTKNKELAEKFIEFLISEKAQEKLPTTQWMYPVNKNVKLPEVYKYALKVEKPVTIDPKEVQENLNKWLKQWEEVVVQGKNPESIEG
- a CDS encoding formate--phosphoribosylaminoimidazolecarboxamide ligase, with translation MVVRIATYASHSALQILKGAKDEGFETIAFGSERVKPLYTKYFPVADYFLVGKYPEDELLELNAVVIPTGSFVAHLGVELVERMKVPYFGNKRVLKWESDRNLERKWLEKAKLKLPRVYDDPDDIDRPVIVKPHGAKGGRGYFIAKDPQDFWTKVEKFLGIKDKEDLKNVQIQEYVIGVPVYPHYFYSKLTRELELMSIDRRYESNVDAIGRIPSKDQLELELDITYTVIGNIPLVLRESLLMDVIEAGERTVKAAEELMGGLWGPFCLEGVFTPDLDFVVFEISARIVAGTNPFINGSPYTWLKYDEPMSTGRRIAREIRLAIEEDKLDEVVS
- the guaA gene encoding glutamine-hydrolyzing GMP synthase, producing the protein MNWEKFVEEKVKEIRETVGDSKAIIALSGGVDSSTAAVLAYKAIGDKLHAVFVNTGFLRKGEPEFVVKTFRDEFGMNLHYVDAQDRFFSALKGVTDPEEKRKIIGRVFIEVFEEVAREIGAEYLIQGTIAPDWIESQGKIKSHHNVGGLPERLNLKLIEPLRDLYKDEVRELAKFLGLPEKIYNRMPFPGPGLAVRVIGEVTPEKIRIVREANAIVEEEVERAGLRPWQAFAVLLGVKTVGVQGDIRAYKETIAVRIVESLDGMTANAMNVPWEVLQRIAFRITSEIPEVGRVLYDITNKPPATIEFE